TGGGCTGTTTCACCACTCAGAAGGTTGCTGGAGGTGTTTGATTCTAATACGCAGAACTTTGCCAGAGTTTTGTTAGACTCATAGCTTATTTCCGAATCAAAGAAACCTTGTACAGGAGGAGGATTTGTAGAGCCAAATGCATATAAGTTTAGCACTGGAGATTGAATCCTGCGTTTGTTGGCGAGTGCATCGTATGTAGAATGACCTATGATATTAACAGAAGCACCAGTATCAATCACAAAGTCATTGGGACAGTTCATGATGCATGCTGTGATCTTTGGCGAGTTGACAATCTTGTCAGTGATGGAGAATACATGCTCTTTATCATCAAATACAGATGATGAAAAATCGACACATTTTACCATGGGTGTAGATATGCAGACACGTGCATAGTGTCCTATTTTTCCACAGCTCGAGCAAGTCTTGCCTGGGCAGTCATTCTTGGAGTGAGGCTGAGATCCACAGTAATGAGTGGAATTACTTTTTGAGTGCTCACCGGAAACACGATTGGGACGACCACGGCGGCTGGAACCACCTCGACGATAAGTGTTGCCTCGATGACTTGGACCACGGGTAGTCGTTTCTGTTTGCACACATGTACTACGTTGGTGTCCATTGTGAAGAGAGCTACCACCGGAATGATTGGAACCACGCGAGTAATATCGTTGTCCGCGATGACCACGATGATGTCCATTGCTGTCAGTGTACGCAATGGCATCGCTGGAGATAGgtcgatgtatttgtcgtgctggggtgtcgttaaacattcattcattcattcactagaGATAGCATTAACAGCAGCAGCATTCTCAATGATAGCAGCTCTACTTTCAGAAAGTTCCATACTGCGAGCTTCATCTAGCACTTGCCTGAGAGTTAAATTGTCCTTCAGAGCTTTTCTGCGCACTCTGGTAGATGTGCAGCCTTGTATGATTTGTCCAAGAATCTCTTTGTCGACATCATGAAAATCACAAAGGACTGCCATGCCTCGCAGACGGGTGTGAAAAGTATCAACGCTCTCACCTTCCTTCTGGTGTGTTTGCCTAAACCTAGATGTTTCGTAAGAAATGTTCTTTTTAGTAGTGAAATATTCATCCAGGGACTTCTTTAGCACACGGTATATTCCCTAGGTATAGGGTTGTCTCCGTCAGTCATTGCTCCAATCCCTTTCTATTCATCAGTCATTGCGTCAAATATTTCAGGCTTTTTTTCTGGAATCATTTGCAATGTCAAGCGCACACAGTAGATTTTCAAATTTTGTTACCCATTTACGCCATCTGGTGCCAGCTGTTGTTTCTTCACCATACACAACAAATTGCTCAAAAGGCGGTAGCGATGCCATCATGACGTCAGCGAAAACACATTCACAAACTAGCGCGGCTGTACTTTTggaacgaaaacaaaaacaatttgtttgcTAGCTCGTAGCGTAGATACTGTATTTACGTACCAATTACATAAAGTTCATTCTCGTCGCCAGATATGGTGTCCTGTCTACATATAGGAACACGTTTGGTGTTTGAACATCAAATTTATTCATGTTGAATAAAAACGTAAACATGGAGGCAACGCTACTTGGgcggatgtttgttttgttttcctctACGCATGCGTATCTTATAGGAGTACCGGGACAGACCACAATGTTCACTATAAGTTCCAAGACACTACACCATCCACGACAACACATTACCtcgagaccttgcaaatttgcataccattattaaccgggttaataaagtaagtTATCACatgagtttatgacatggatatgaagggtaagttataggatatatatattattattattattattactgttaatatTTGGGATCAAACGTGGATTCGGTAGGCAAAATGTGAAGTTTTGAACTTAATTTGAAATTTATACCAGACGttgaatttatatttaatatatatatatatatatatatatatatatatatatatatatatatatatatatataattagtcgGGAGGAATCACCACTTAGATGTGCAACATTTGGTGCATAGTTCTTCTCTGCGGATTTTGACTCTCTAGGGGTCCCCATTGATAATCCACCGGGTGCCACCCGAGCACCCTTGAGGAATTTGAGAAaatcaagatggccaccaaatgAAGGAAATAGCTATAACTTCTTTATTATTTGACACAGAACAATCATTTTGGTGTCTACCCCATGGTTTTATGGGCCAAGGAACCCGTTTGTGCCATCAAAATTAAGAtttgataaatgggtcacgtaaatccaagatggcgccCAATATAGCCGCTCGATCGGGGAAATggctataatttatttattatttgtcacaaaacaataattgttgTGTCTACCCTATGGTTTCATGGGCCAATGAAGACATTGGTGCCATGAAAATTCAGATTTAATAAATGGGTCACGCAAATCCAAGATAGCAGCTAATACAATATGGCCAATGAACCCAT
Above is a genomic segment from Gigantopelta aegis isolate Gae_Host chromosome 7, Gae_host_genome, whole genome shotgun sequence containing:
- the LOC121377202 gene encoding uncharacterized protein LOC121377202 translates to MVKCVDFSSSVFDDKEHVFSITDKIVNSPKITACIMNCPNDFVIDTGASVNIIGHSTYDALANKRRIQSPVLNLYAFGSTNPPPVQGFFDSEISYESNKTLAKFCVLESNTSSNLLSGETAQRMQLIHFSLQTGPKTIPDEFPALFDGTMGRIKDIKIKLHIDTSVPQVSQRHRHIPFHIRKDVEKELN